Proteins encoded together in one Mycoplasma miroungirhinis window:
- the infC gene encoding translation initiation factor IF-3 yields the protein MKPLFLFIKEILIQSNQKQFQKDKRPKSEHVLNNDIPYKKVFVLNSNGEQIGVLDKKEAIEMAKNDKMDLVLISIANNKPITKILDYGKFKYERKKKAKETKEKQAVTINREVRLTVNIGDHDLQTKARKAKEFLIDGDRVKVSLKFRGREMTRPEIGQEVLNKFYSYVEDVAKISKEATLVNDRFLDMYIEKDKKKVLQLEKNKDTNNKGDTNA from the coding sequence ATAAAACCACTTTTTTTATTTATTAAGGAGATACTTATACAATCAAATCAAAAACAATTTCAAAAAGATAAAAGACCAAAAAGTGAACATGTTTTAAATAATGATATACCATACAAAAAAGTATTTGTATTAAATTCAAATGGAGAACAAATTGGTGTTTTAGATAAAAAAGAAGCTATTGAAATGGCTAAAAACGATAAAATGGATTTAGTTTTAATTTCAATTGCAAATAATAAACCAATAACTAAAATATTAGATTACGGTAAATTTAAATACGAAAGAAAGAAAAAAGCCAAAGAAACAAAAGAAAAACAAGCTGTAACAATAAATCGTGAAGTTAGATTAACTGTTAATATTGGAGATCACGATTTACAAACAAAAGCAAGAAAAGCTAAAGAATTTTTGATCGATGGTGATAGAGTTAAAGTAAGTTTAAAATTTAGAGGAAGAGAAATGACTCGTCCTGAAATAGGTCAAGAAGTTCTTAATAAATTTTATTCATATGTAGAAGATGTTGCAAAAATTTCTAAAGAAGCAACATTAGTAAATGATCGTTTCTTAGATATGTATATAGAAAAAGATAAAAAGAAAGTGTTACAACTAGAAAAAAATAAAGACACAAACAATAAAGGAGATACAAATGCCTAA
- a CDS encoding deoxynucleoside kinase: protein MIIGISGMIASGKTSLSEKLHKHYKTSKMLHEFEEDDEVFNTFLKWLYEKKPNLTIGFQSYIVENHSAKFADILQEYKTQNLDITKDHIFLDRFSIEHYIFAKIILKDKPNKYLEAYDALFQKLITNEELPDLAIFLDINFETFKKRIFKRGRETEVDNWDKNVEYFKTLHKHYYEFFLELVTKFKLNHIVIDANDLNEKELSEKVIEIIDQQARQLNEE, encoded by the coding sequence ATGATTATTGGAATAAGTGGAATGATCGCAAGTGGAAAAACTAGTTTATCAGAAAAATTACATAAACATTACAAAACTTCGAAAATGTTACATGAATTTGAAGAAGATGATGAAGTTTTTAATACTTTTTTAAAATGATTATATGAAAAGAAACCTAATCTTACAATCGGTTTTCAATCATATATAGTAGAAAATCATTCAGCAAAATTTGCAGATATTTTACAAGAATATAAAACGCAAAATTTAGATATTACAAAAGACCACATCTTTTTAGATAGATTTAGTATTGAACATTATATTTTTGCGAAAATTATTTTAAAAGATAAACCTAACAAATATTTAGAAGCTTATGATGCTTTATTTCAAAAGTTAATAACAAATGAAGAATTACCAGATCTTGCAATATTTTTAGATATTAATTTTGAAACATTTAAAAAACGTATTTTTAAACGAGGAAGAGAAACTGAAGTAGATAACTGAGATAAAAATGTTGAATATTTTAAAACATTACACAAACATTATTATGAATTCTTTTTAGAACTTGTTACTAAATTTAAATTAAATCATATTGTTATTGATGCAAACGATTTAAATGAAAAAGAATTAAGTGAAAAGGTTATTGAAATAATTGATCAACAAGCAAGACAATTAAATGAGGAATAA
- a CDS encoding BC85_0335 family putative methyltransferase, whose translation MKLSLNNTILFKTNEEIPNTSWPAWKIILLISVFVVFFIGLFTYIYLHKKVKKIKEKYFLDQENEILLKASENNKNFGTIITNLEKETTNPLANPILTAFLLNTFIVNNFTSVFIDDKYDNYFAKTISLSTNTKFITITNNNSNDFIYKKQLDTKNDMIILLNQESDAINYLEKNLNFLNDKGMCIFLYNKYNKKEVNDILNYLYDKKTYKFEKNKIKSFNLILITNYHKRTQYE comes from the coding sequence ATGAAATTATCACTGAATAATACAATATTATTTAAAACAAATGAAGAAATCCCAAATACATCTTGGCCTGCTTGAAAAATCATTTTACTTATTTCAGTTTTTGTTGTCTTTTTTATTGGATTATTTACTTATATTTATTTACATAAAAAAGTTAAAAAAATCAAAGAAAAATACTTTTTAGACCAAGAAAATGAAATTTTATTAAAAGCTTCAGAAAATAATAAAAATTTTGGAACTATTATTACTAATCTAGAAAAAGAAACTACTAATCCTTTAGCAAATCCTATTCTTACTGCTTTTTTATTAAATACTTTTATTGTCAATAATTTTACAAGTGTTTTTATTGATGATAAATATGATAATTACTTTGCTAAAACCATTTCACTAAGTACAAATACTAAATTCATTACAATAACAAATAATAACAGCAATGATTTTATTTATAAGAAACAATTAGATACAAAAAATGATATGATTATTTTATTAAATCAAGAATCAGATGCTATAAATTATTTAGAAAAAAACTTAAATTTTTTAAATGATAAAGGAATGTGTATTTTCTTATATAATAAATACAATAAAAAAGAAGTAAATGATATTTTGAATTATCTTTATGACAAAAAAACATATAAATTTGAAAAAAATAAAATAAAATCATTTAATTTGATTTTAATCACAAATTATCACAAAAGGACACAATATGAATAA
- the rplT gene encoding 50S ribosomal protein L20, with amino-acid sequence MRVKGGTVTRARRNKWLKLAKGYWGHKSIGYKVAKQAVVKSWTYAFRDRKQVKRDFRKLWIARINAAARPLGISYSRLIDGLKKSNIQVNRKMLSELAINYPQTFEELVKQAKKALN; translated from the coding sequence ATGCGTGTAAAAGGTGGAACAGTTACAAGAGCAAGACGTAACAAATGACTAAAATTAGCTAAAGGATACTGAGGACACAAATCAATAGGGTATAAAGTAGCTAAACAAGCAGTTGTTAAATCATGAACATATGCATTTAGAGATAGAAAACAAGTAAAACGTGATTTTAGAAAATTATGAATAGCTCGTATTAATGCAGCAGCAAGACCATTAGGAATTTCATATTCACGTTTAATTGATGGATTAAAAAAATCAAATATTCAAGTGAATAGAAAAATGCTAAGTGAATTAGCAATTAATTATCCACAAACATTTGAAGAATTAGTAAAACAAGCTAAAAAGGCTTTAAATTAA
- the ruvX gene encoding Holliday junction resolvase RuvX, whose translation MRKLALDLGTRTCGFAITDDDNIIVTGLENFRFKENNFQAVIAKINEYLIQYKNIDTLILGHPLRSNGTKSERTEMVENFQKMLENKFHLDVVLVNEYGSTIAAENILIEAGFKRKKRKGVKDKLAAQLILEDYLNYHFKK comes from the coding sequence ATGCGCAAATTAGCCCTTGATCTAGGAACAAGAACTTGCGGTTTTGCAATTACCGATGATGATAATATCATCGTAACAGGACTTGAAAACTTTCGTTTTAAAGAAAATAATTTTCAAGCAGTAATAGCTAAAATAAATGAATATTTAATACAATATAAAAATATTGATACATTAATTTTAGGTCATCCCTTAAGAAGTAATGGAACTAAATCAGAGCGAACTGAAATGGTAGAAAATTTTCAAAAAATGCTTGAAAATAAGTTTCATTTAGATGTTGTTTTAGTAAATGAATACGGTTCAACAATAGCAGCTGAAAATATTTTAATAGAAGCTGGATTTAAAAGAAAAAAAAGAAAAGGAGTAAAGGATAAATTGGCAGCTCAATTAATTTTAGAAGATTATTTAAACTACCATTTTAAAAAATAA
- the rpmI gene encoding 50S ribosomal protein L35, protein MPKMKTKSALKKRIKVTASGKIKRGNAYRSHLAQNKTTKQKRQSRKSGLMAKSDYKRLKELI, encoded by the coding sequence ATGCCTAAAATGAAAACTAAAAGTGCTTTAAAAAAACGTATTAAAGTCACAGCATCAGGAAAAATTAAACGTGGAAATGCATATCGTTCACACTTAGCTCAAAATAAAACAACAAAACAAAAAAGACAATCACGTAAATCAGGTTTAATGGCTAAATCAGATTACAAAAGATTAAAAGAATTAATATAA
- the mnmA gene encoding tRNA 2-thiouridine(34) synthase MnmA, producing the protein MKRVVIGLSGGVDSSVAAHLLKQQGYEVIGLFMRNWDSFTNNDFKGNETLNQTICTQEQDYLDAKAVAKKLNIPLYRVDFIKEYWDNVFLYLINEYKIGRTPNPDIFCNKFIKFDAFLNYAINELKADYIAMGHYAKSIDDELFRAKDENKDQTYFLAQLSNDQIKKAIFPLQNLTKPEIRQIAHDLNLITANKKDSTGICFIGERRFSDFLENYIPAQPGNIIDIATKEIVGTHKGAMYYTIGQRKGLNLGGYEKPYFVVGHNIKKKIIYVANSEAEHYLKSNKMIAINFNKIAHSFNENNLTAKFRYRQSDIKINIKFISNTTLEITYPLTEAVTPGQEVVIYDGQKVVGGAIIDKIFLNNQEKTFLYEE; encoded by the coding sequence ATGAAAAGAGTTGTAATCGGACTAAGTGGAGGAGTCGATAGTTCAGTTGCTGCACATTTATTAAAGCAACAAGGTTATGAAGTTATTGGACTTTTTATGCGTAATTGAGATAGTTTTACAAATAATGATTTTAAAGGTAATGAAACACTAAATCAAACTATTTGTACTCAAGAACAAGACTATTTAGATGCAAAAGCAGTCGCTAAAAAACTAAATATTCCTTTATATCGTGTAGATTTTATTAAAGAATATTGAGATAATGTTTTTTTATATTTAATAAATGAATATAAAATAGGTCGAACTCCTAATCCAGATATTTTTTGTAATAAATTTATCAAGTTTGATGCTTTTTTAAATTATGCAATTAATGAATTAAAAGCTGATTACATTGCAATGGGTCATTATGCCAAAAGTATTGATGATGAATTATTTAGAGCAAAAGATGAAAATAAAGACCAAACATATTTTTTAGCACAATTATCAAATGATCAAATTAAAAAAGCCATTTTTCCATTACAAAATTTAACAAAACCTGAAATTAGACAAATAGCTCATGATTTAAATTTAATTACTGCAAATAAAAAAGATTCAACTGGAATTTGTTTTATTGGCGAAAGAAGATTTAGTGATTTTTTAGAAAATTATATTCCTGCACAACCTGGAAATATTATAGATATTGCAACCAAAGAAATAGTTGGAACACATAAAGGCGCGATGTATTATACAATTGGGCAAAGAAAAGGACTAAATCTCGGAGGATATGAAAAACCTTATTTTGTAGTAGGTCATAATATTAAAAAGAAAATTATTTATGTAGCAAATAGTGAAGCAGAACATTATTTAAAATCAAATAAAATGATTGCAATTAATTTTAATAAAATAGCACACTCATTTAATGAAAACAATTTAACTGCAAAATTTAGATATCGGCAAAGTGATATTAAAATAAATATAAAATTTATCAGTAACACAACATTAGAAATTACTTATCCATTAACAGAAGCAGTGACACCAGGACAAGAAGTTGTAATTTATGATGGCCAAAAAGTTGTTGGTGGTGCAATTATTGATAAAATATTTTTAAATAACCAAGAAAAAACATTTTTATATGAGGAATAA
- the greA gene encoding transcription elongation factor GreA — protein sequence MNNADKIYLTQQSLEEYKKELEHLQNVIRPQVIEEIRDARSQGDLSENAEYDAAREKQGQIEARITEIQHILDNYEIIDQSSVKSIAQIGSTVTFQMKNDKSITKTIQIVGSLEANPFEQKISNNSPLARALLGHKVGDQVEVDVDKKYEIIIKKIN from the coding sequence ATGAATAATGCAGATAAAATTTATTTAACTCAACAATCATTAGAAGAGTATAAAAAAGAATTAGAACATCTACAAAATGTCATTAGACCACAAGTTATTGAAGAAATTCGTGATGCTCGTAGTCAAGGTGATCTATCAGAAAATGCTGAATATGATGCAGCAAGAGAAAAACAAGGACAAATTGAAGCAAGAATTACTGAAATTCAACATATTTTAGATAATTATGAAATCATTGATCAAAGTTCAGTAAAATCAATTGCTCAAATTGGATCAACTGTCACATTTCAAATGAAAAATGATAAATCTATTACTAAAACAATACAAATTGTAGGTTCACTAGAAGCAAATCCTTTTGAACAAAAAATTTCTAACAATAGTCCACTAGCAAGAGCTCTTTTAGGTCATAAAGTTGGAGATCAAGTGGAAGTTGATGTAGATAAAAAATATGAAATTATAATTAAAAAAATTAATTAA
- the alaS gene encoding alanine--tRNA ligase, translated as MKKLTSKEIRQLWLDFFKSKDHLVVESKSLIPVNDPSLLWINSGVATLKDYFSGKKIPPHPRITNSQKSIRTNDIENVGITTRHHTFFEMLGNFSIGDYFKKEAIEFAYEFIFKRLEFSKNDIYITYFEEDMDTYNYWLNLGISQDHLIKGNRDTNFWDVGQGPCGPDTEIFFDRGSKYDSRGIELIKGDIENDRFIEIWNIVFSQFNNDGENNYTELTHKNIDTGAGLERISSILQDVPTNFDTDLFQIIIKEIEKYTDYKYDMNNYFTKDVQQAKINTQFKIIADHIRACVNAINDGVKPSNVGRGYIIRRLIRRSYRSVLKLGIKEDAFLYKLVDVTKQSLIYDIDVTKVANIIKDEEILFSKTINQGEKLLEKEIEKNGHISTEIAFKMFDTYGFPIELTNEILAEKNLQIDLNDFNNYLEIHKQKSRSNVSNAMEKVISSLDIITNKVSDFTGYEETTHKNASILYLLNDFEEIEQTNSDQEISYLVLDKTPFYATSGGQFHDFGIIKQSENELEVLDVFKDKYWNHIHKIKGRIQVNMPVDCFVNEQAREGYMRNHSSTHIMFSALRQTYQDEKIEQLGSSIMPEYFTFDFPHDKKPTIQEIKNIENIMHQYIKDNVKREYKIMSIKEANELGAFMTIEENEYHDQSAVRVVVFDPITKDLCGGTHSPNTAFIEDFKIVGVENKGTGIYRLRVITSTKLVRNYLLNEIKKYQEIVKSIILKNQELDQNYNVKLPDINLNQSNRDLENEIDLLKQLETKVRDEFKILFKQSQNTTINLEGIKPESINNKQTILLEVKNIQDTKKTAVELREKFNDVLVVTINLENNKCFVVVASKIYNSNDILKLILTKYQGKGGGNTIVSQGSFVTNLTTDELFKNIKEDILCAN; from the coding sequence ATGAAAAAACTAACTTCAAAAGAAATAAGACAATTATGATTGGACTTTTTTAAATCTAAAGATCACTTAGTTGTTGAATCTAAAAGTCTAATACCAGTAAATGACCCTTCACTTTTATGAATTAATAGTGGTGTAGCTACTTTAAAAGATTATTTTAGTGGTAAAAAAATACCTCCACATCCAAGAATAACTAATTCACAAAAATCAATTCGAACAAATGATATAGAAAATGTTGGAATTACAACAAGACATCATACTTTTTTTGAAATGCTAGGAAATTTTAGTATTGGTGATTACTTTAAAAAAGAAGCAATTGAATTTGCATATGAATTTATTTTTAAAAGATTAGAATTTTCAAAAAACGATATTTATATAACATATTTTGAAGAAGATATGGATACTTATAATTATTGATTAAATTTAGGTATTTCTCAAGATCATTTAATAAAAGGAAATAGAGATACTAATTTCTGAGACGTAGGACAAGGACCTTGTGGACCAGATACTGAAATTTTCTTTGACAGAGGTTCAAAATACGATTCAAGAGGTATTGAATTAATTAAAGGAGATATTGAAAATGATCGTTTTATTGAAATATGAAATATTGTATTTAGTCAATTTAATAATGATGGTGAAAATAATTACACTGAACTTACCCATAAAAACATTGATACTGGAGCTGGTTTAGAAAGAATTTCAAGTATTTTACAAGATGTACCTACTAATTTCGATACTGATTTATTTCAAATAATTATTAAAGAAATTGAAAAATATACAGATTATAAATATGATATGAACAATTATTTTACAAAAGATGTTCAACAAGCAAAAATAAATACTCAATTTAAAATTATTGCAGATCATATTAGAGCATGTGTAAATGCTATAAATGATGGTGTAAAACCTTCAAATGTAGGTCGTGGATACATTATTCGTAGATTAATTCGTCGTTCATATCGTTCAGTTTTAAAATTAGGAATTAAAGAAGATGCATTTTTATATAAATTAGTTGATGTAACAAAACAATCATTAATTTATGATATTGATGTCACAAAAGTAGCAAATATTATTAAAGATGAAGAAATATTATTTTCCAAAACTATTAATCAAGGTGAAAAACTTCTTGAAAAAGAAATTGAAAAAAATGGTCATATTTCTACTGAAATTGCGTTCAAAATGTTTGATACTTATGGTTTTCCTATTGAACTTACAAATGAAATATTAGCAGAAAAAAATCTTCAAATTGACTTAAATGACTTTAATAATTATTTAGAAATTCATAAACAAAAATCAAGAAGTAATGTTTCTAATGCAATGGAAAAAGTAATTAGCAGTTTAGACATCATTACAAACAAAGTTAGTGATTTTACAGGTTATGAAGAAACAACTCATAAAAATGCTTCAATACTTTATTTATTAAATGATTTTGAAGAAATTGAACAAACTAATAGTGACCAAGAAATTTCATACTTAGTTTTAGATAAAACTCCTTTTTATGCAACTAGTGGTGGACAATTCCATGATTTTGGAATCATTAAGCAATCAGAAAATGAACTTGAAGTATTAGATGTTTTTAAAGATAAATACTGAAATCATATTCATAAAATAAAAGGTAGAATTCAAGTAAATATGCCAGTGGATTGTTTTGTTAATGAGCAAGCAAGAGAAGGTTATATGAGAAATCATAGTTCTACTCATATTATGTTTAGTGCATTAAGACAAACTTATCAAGATGAAAAAATAGAACAATTAGGTTCAAGTATAATGCCTGAATATTTTACATTTGACTTTCCACATGATAAAAAACCAACAATTCAAGAAATTAAAAACATTGAAAACATAATGCATCAATACATTAAAGATAATGTTAAAAGAGAATATAAAATTATGTCAATTAAAGAAGCTAATGAATTAGGGGCTTTTATGACAATTGAAGAAAATGAATATCACGATCAATCAGCTGTTAGAGTTGTAGTTTTTGATCCAATAACAAAAGATTTATGTGGAGGAACACACTCACCTAATACAGCATTTATTGAAGACTTTAAAATTGTTGGTGTAGAAAATAAAGGAACAGGAATATATCGTTTAAGAGTTATTACTTCAACTAAATTAGTAAGAAATTATTTATTAAACGAAATTAAAAAATATCAAGAAATAGTTAAATCAATTATTTTAAAAAATCAAGAATTAGATCAAAATTACAATGTAAAATTACCAGATATTAACTTAAACCAATCAAATCGAGATTTAGAAAATGAAATTGATTTATTAAAACAATTAGAAACTAAAGTAAGAGATGAATTTAAAATTTTATTTAAACAGTCTCAAAATACAACTATTAATTTAGAAGGTATTAAACCTGAAAGTATAAATAACAAACAAACTATCTTATTAGAAGTAAAAAATATACAAGATACAAAAAAAACAGCAGTTGAACTAAGAGAAAAATTTAATGATGTGCTTGTTGTTACAATAAATTTAGAAAACAATAAATGTTTTGTTGTAGTTGCATCAAAAATCTACAATTCTAATGATATTTTAAAACTAATATTAACAAAATATCAAGGGAAAGGTGGAGGAAATACAATTGTAAGTCAAGGAAGTTTTGTAACAAATCTTACAACTGATGAATTATTTAAAAACATTAAAGAAGATATATTATGCGCAAATTAG
- a CDS encoding DUF1292 domain-containing protein has translation MQINLNDKTRKITIQDDNGKETEITILFDFEENGDTYLLGVLADLETVVGLKKQNDIYIEIPEDEWEIVEEVFNDFLENNEIITE, from the coding sequence ATGCAAATAAATTTAAATGATAAAACAAGAAAAATCACTATTCAAGATGATAATGGTAAAGAAACAGAAATTACTATTTTATTTGATTTTGAAGAAAATGGCGATACATATTTATTAGGTGTATTAGCAGATTTAGAAACTGTTGTTGGTTTAAAAAAACAAAATGACATATATATAGAAATTCCAGAAGATGAGTGGGAAATCGTTGAAGAAGTATTTAATGATTTTTTAGAAAATAATGAAATTATCACTGAATAA